The nucleotide window GGATAACCATGGAAGAACAGCGTAAATAATATTTCGAGATTTATTTGTCCTTAaagatcattttctttttttcaaactttcactacatttttttgtttggttataTCTCACCTATTGCCTCCTTTTCCAGCTCCTGGTAATGGTACTCAGTCTCAAAGGCAAAGGTCATATTTAGATGTTGAAAAACTTGAGAATGAGTTCATTCTAACGTCAGCTGAGCATTTGCTGTCATTAGCAAATGTCTCTTGGACTTTTGCTAGTAAGTTTGATGCCATGTCTTCCCTTGTTTCTAAGTTCTAAATTTGCTGTTTATTTGGTTACCTCaatgttttcaaatttgaagCTTAGGTTTTGAGATACTCTCTGGCTTATATCTTCGTATTTTCATTCATTTGCTGCTGGCTATTATGTCATTTTGGGAAACATATATCGTATTGAAAAAAATTCCTTAGAGTTGTGCAAACAAGGGAGATTGTGTTATTAGTCCGTTTATATGAAATGGAAGGTCTCAACGCAATGagattcaaaattaattttcccTTTTGTTGTTTTACTTTCCTTTGACAAAGGCTTTTCTCCTTTCAGAAATTGAGACAGCCCCAACTGATGTGATTGACCTTTTGGTTGAATCAAGCTTGTATGATATGGCTTTTACAGTAATTCTGAAATTTTGGAAAGGGTCAGCTTTGAAGAGGTATGTTGTTTTGGGGTAGCTTCAAGAGAGGTTAGTAACCCCCCGTGGTTCGTAGGTTTCTTGACTTGCAACACTTTTGCTACCTCTCAGGGAACTTGAAAGAGTTTTTGCAGCTATGTCATTGAAATGCTGCCCAAAGAAAGCCTCATCAGTTGGGTAAGCTATTCTTAATTTTGCTTTTCTATATGCATCATTTCTGATTCCTCTCGGTGCCAGCTGTTTTTCTTAACATGTGTCTGATACCTGTTACTCAGGAATGGTCACAGGATGCAGAGTCTTCTTTTGACTTCATCACAGGATGAGATTGTTGTCCGTGGATCGCCTAATGTTGGTCCACCTGCACAGGAATCTAAAGGCAGTAGCCATTGGGAGACACTTGAGCTCTATCTCGTCCGTCTCTTCCTTCTTTCATAACTAATTTTACCTGTTCAAAGCAAATAtgctcttctttttgttttgatgtCCGTAATGCCACTGcaggaaaaatacaaaaagtttCATGCTAAATTGCCTGTCGTTGTTGCCGATACTCTTCTTGCTGCTGATTCTCAAattgagttgcctctttggtTGGTTCAAATGTTCAAGGTAAGTACAAATTCATTTGATAAATGAGGGCCTAAGATCAAATATTCAAGGTTATATATCAGTCTCATGGCAAAGAATTATACAAGAATTACTTATCaagatatatacataaatttcagTCAAGAATTGCTCCTATCATCTAGTCTCTGCATATAGTGTAATGTTTTTATTCTGTTAGTTTGTTTGATGTCTAAAGTAGCCCTATCATCTGGAGGATGTAAAATTATTGACCttacaaaatattttgggtTTTCTATTTGTGGTAAATTCAAGGGATTAGAAGTTTGGTAGCTGTTCTAGTGAAAGTTCACGAAGAGATCAGAAAGGTTGAATAAGTAACACTTGTCAACAAAGGTGTTTTTGGGGGGTTGGGGTGGAGTTGCTCTGATTAAGGCAACACTCTTGAGTATTTGTGTTTACTAATGACCATATTTATAGTTCTTGCATCATTgctataatttattattaagatAATGAGGGACTTCTTTGGGATGGGATGGACTGAGGAAAAAAACATCCGATTAGTTGGGAAAGATCACAGCCCCGGTCAAACTAGACAGTTGGTTGCTGAATGCTACATATATGTATGGATGAGTTTGTAAAACGGGATCATGAACAATATTAACTCCTCTCAAGGTTCATTGGCTTCTCAATAAGGAACATCAAAACTTGTATGGCTTTTGATATAAGTCGAGAATGTGATACAAAAGGCTCAGAAATTTTCCTTTGTTTTACCTGTACAAAGAAGAAATTAAGTGTTGATAGTTgatctttttgttgttgttgaaagtATGTCTAAAAATTGTTATATTTCTACAATAAAGCAACCACTGTTTCTAGTAAACACTATCAGTGCAATACATTGATTGGTAACATTACCCACCCCTTCCTAAAAGTAAATATCTTGTTTGCTCATGTGGGAGAACTTTTGTTGATCGAATCGGGTGCGATAATCCTATTCATGTCCTGATCTAGGGTTCTGATTTCGCATCACATAAATTTTAGGATTCAGGAGTATGGATCTGAGTGCAGATACAGTTAAATGAGAAAGATTATTATAAGCTAAGTTGCTCAAACTCGGGTGCGGGTGTACGATACGGGTGCGGATCTAGAGGCCggatccttcatgatctaatttttaagatttgGGGATATGGATCAATGTGTGGATACCGGTGCGGGGATTtgcctaaaaataattaaatatctaaaaatagagttataaaacctaaattatgagatattatgtggAGAACTTGAGGAACATTCTGGAAggagattaaaggaaaaagagtgacatagaaatttctatataaaaggtattccattttcttcaatttaaccttagcttttgtattgattaCAGAATTCATTAAAACTGTCCAGATTTTCCCCAtcaattttggtcaaagtacccaaaattgGTTGACCAAATCAGACATGGATCCCACACCTACACCCACACCTATGCGTGTCGACATGGGTGCGGCACCAAAAGGGGAGAGTCTGAGCAACTTAGATTATAAGTCTTCGTGCTTCATCCCTCCTTCGGGGTgacccagtggtttgggcttgggactttcatgttgggggtctcaagttcgaaaccccttgcctgCGAAAgtaaggggtttgccttctaggTCAAggtcgtcgcaccgggcttgcctagtgcgggttacctctgcTATGtagtttgcgagctattgcataagagcgggggttttaccctgtgtgcacccaaaggatagcggctgcgggtttccgttgtcatccaaaaaaaaaagttaccttactcaaaaaaaaaaagaacaagagaCTATTACATAATCATAAATTGATAGAACTGTTACATAATCATAAATTGATAAAAGATGAGAGTAGTATCGATTTTATTTCAGGATTCGGGGATATGATAGAATATGAGTAGAGGtgataagataaataaataaatgtttattaCAACATATTTAAGTTTATATTTCAACATTTATTGAAGTTAATAAATTAAAGCTAGAATAATTAAATTCCTTGTGAAcacttaatatttatattttattcataagtTATCTCGTATATAACAAGTGTGTACTTTATGCAAATATGTGTATGTCAAactcaaatcaaaccaaatatgatGTGGACCCCACCCACATCCCCCTACTCATGTTGGATCGACACGGATGTGGGAAGGAATTCTTAGCAGCACGATCCggaatttgttttttctttttggccAAGTAGTTTTGATGTAATATGTGTTGCTTATCTCCCTAGATTTCTTCAATGTAAAGTCAAGGTCTgatattattttgatgattctATTTGGACATAGGGTGTGCCAGCAAAGAGTGGTGGGGGAATGGCGGGAAGTGAGTCAAACCCTGCTTCTTTGTTTCGGCTATATATTGACTATGGTCGTTATACTGAAGCGACTAATCTGCTTCTGGAGTACATTGAATCATTTGCGTCACTGGTGAGTTTCTCATCCTTATCCACAAAGCATTTGACTGTGAACGGCTGCTGCAAGGGTTTTTATTATTTGTCTTGAAATTTTGGCTGCTGTTTCAGTCAAGTAGCCTGCTAAGGTTCAATATAAGACTATAGCACTTGTGGTCATTTGCTGTGCTTAGTGATGCTGAAGAAACATTGTACTGGTATCACCTCTCTGAGAGGACTTCTGTCCTAATGGTTTCTGTTATGGAATAATAGTATAGGCCAAAGGATATAGGGCTCCCATCTTAGGGCTTTATTCAAACACCCGTTCTGTATGATGGCTATGCACATTCTTGTGTTACATAGTTTCCAAATTATTAAATGCACTTGATGGATAAATTTAGCTGAATTTTTAACATGTAGAGATCTGTATTTAGTAAATGACACATCTAAAGTTCTATCTACAAGTACAACGAGAATAGAACACATGTTATAGACACTCAACAACACTTCATGACATTGATTCTTTGTCCACTAGTATTATTTATTGATTGCAAGGTTAACCAATTCTATTCTTGGCTATGTGCACATTCCTTAACAGCACCATCTGTTTCCATTACCTGCAGAGACCAGCTGATATTATTCGTCGTAAGAGGCCATTTGCAGTTTGGTTTCCCTATTCTTTGATTGAGCGTTTATGGTGTCAACTTCAACAATCTATCAAACTAGGCCACATGGTTGATCAAAGTGAAAAGCTGAAAAAGTTGTTACAGGGCTCTCTCATGAACCATCTACATCAAGTATGCTTTACTCTTAAAACTAGCTTTCTGAGGTTGAATCTCCTTTCATTGCCTAAACGTATCTCCATTTTGTTTCTTATCTTCAGCTTAAAGTGGATTCAGATGATGTGATGTCTTCTGTTTCCTAGTCATTGCTGCCAGTTTTCCGATCTGTTAGCTTACGTAGGATGAAAATCTGCAGACACAATTTTTAAGAAATCAGAGACAGTAGCTTGTATCCCCATCCTTCCCCAAACATGGGATAAGATGAAAAGATTTATTCTTGTTGCGAGTCTTAACATAAGAAGCTGTGTGTAAATTCCAACTTGGGGCAGCTCATCAGCCTCTCACATGGTCAATTCAATGAATGTATCAGGTGTAATTTTGTAAATTTAACTTGGAACTATGTAATATGTAATGCTCAAGTGCTAGAATTTCTCTTTTATGTGATGACTTATTTCCAAGCTTAATGTAGCGCTAAAACCTGAATCTAACTACTAACAAGATAATTGACAACAGAAGTATAGTTTATAATTTAAGAAATTCGCAAAAGCTAGTCTATCTTCCTGTATTTGTgtgtaatataaaaattgtaGCACACGTTCAACTTCTAGAAGAGttgaataaaatacaaaaatatggcTTACTGGCCGCAGTATTTTCTTGACACGACTTATAATGttaagaaattgaaaatgaagTTGAATTTCAGATGCTATtcgtgttatttttttaaaaaaattgccaTTAAGGTTAAGTTAAAGATCTATGTTTAGACAAACATGAAGAATTATAAAAGGCGGCCTACTTGTCAAATTTGCCAAACTTAGCCATTTGCAATTAACCAAGTTCATAAATACTCAAAATATTAATGAAGCTTATATCTCTAAATTAAATGCGATGTAGAAAAGTGTAGGCCAGTAAAGAATGATGCAAAATCTTTTATAAAGAAGCATTATCCAcccaaaagttttttaaaaaaacttccTTTACTATTAAGCAACCCCAACCTCTTTGGACGTCACATTTACATCACGAACAAGTTTGGTCAACCGCAAATGTTCCTcgttcctatttatatgtcatcGTTATTTAAAATGGATGGtttttaatatttgtcattctacaaaaaatcaatgcataaatgacactatttttttaaatccaaAGCTATTAACTTTGAAACTTGGAAGTATGCATTTGACCAACATATGaaaactaaatgattaatttatgttcattgattaatttaattaattaaaataaattaatttgtgtTCGTTTATTAAAAACTTGACTTCGATAGAACACTAAATAAGGATAGAATGATAAACTTACTTAGTTTCTTCAGGGGtgtaaaatctaaaataatgacatataaataggaacgAAAAAcgtacttagttaaaatttaataaaataatttgtgaaAAATGCATGGTAGATTAGATAAACAAGGAGTACATATCTAGTTTtgctattttaaaattaaatttattattatctttataCACGCTCTCATACTTTTCCTACcaactattttcaaatttttttataaacataagTTAGTTTAgccaaagcccaaaagagaAAATAACTGTGGAAGTCCTTCACGAAACCAATTTATTCCCGAAAAGCAGATTAATAAAAGAAGCCTAGGAAAGCACAACAACACACACTGTACCAGCATTTCTCCTTAAATAGTGGTACTTCGCCGGAACTTCGCCTTTACCGGTCACCGgtaatttttcttgaaaacccTTGTACTCTTTTCCCATCTTTCGACTACTGGTGAAGATTTGCTTCATGGAtcacttctttttgttttcttgtttgttATTTTGTGTCTTATTTCTGGTTATTTGCATATGTGTTTGTTTAGTGAAAATTAAAGCTATTAATTATGAGAAATCATACAACTGCCTCTTAAAGCATGAGTTTTTTATGGTGGGTTTTTAGAGAGAGTGGGGTTTCATATACTTCCATTATTGGTGgtttataaagaaaaatcttGCTTTATTTTGGAATTTCTTGTCTTGGTGTTTTTAGTTTGGTGAGTACAGAGGAGCTCAGGATTTATGTATTGTTCTCCCATCATGTGGGAAATTCAGTATAAGTTTGAAAAGGAGTTCACGTGTTGGTCATGATTTCAAATCTTGATCTGAAATCAGTGATTTAAAATCAGGTTGATTTGAAGTTGagattttttcttataaataattttaaacttcCCATACTCGTGTActcctttgtttcaatttgtttgtaaTGTTTTGACTTTTCTAGAAGACTCTTTTCTTGAATGTTATTCAAGAAAATTTGGATTGCCCAGTATTCCACGAATTAGTAACCCAAGATTCCAAACATTTATTAAGTGAGAAAGAAATCCACCTGGGCAAAAATACTATAGATGCAAGATAGAAAAGAGGAGTGGATGCTTTCTTTTTTGCCATTTTTTCATCTGTGAATTGTTAATAAACCCATTCGTACACTTTATGCGATCAATATTTCTTACACATGAGTCTTATGCATGGTATTGAACTTAGGAatcttattttttgtgtgtgtgattTTTGTGGTTGTTTTTTGAATCTAAGTACAGAAATAGGCTAAGAGTTCACTTCGAATGACATGGTGTTCAATACAAAAATAGGCAAAGTTGGAGTgtgtaacaacaatttcgaccAAAGTTTATCTGTGTTTTGAACCATTTTCCCATTAAATTTATGGGTGTTCTGTTGTAAAATATGAACTTATGGGCcaagtttttttattaaaaaaataatttgaaaacaCAATTTGGAATTCCATATCCTactttttggagaatttgggatttgaaattatgatttgaaTTGGAAGTTGAAATTTTGTGCATTTTTCACAAACAAACGCTGATTTGCAATCAGTCTGCCAAATCCTATGGCCGAATACCTACTTAGTTTTAACCCCACCTGGTTTAAGGTTCCACCAATTCGAAGTATCATTTCGTTGTAGTTTCTTGCTAGACTTCAATGTGATGATCACTGGACTTGCGCACATAGGACGAATGGTGTTCTGTTCTGGTTCCAGATTCTCTATGTTGGTTAGTCATTCCGCTTCATACAGGCATGCCTTTGGTGGCATTGCTTCTTTATGTGCATAGAACCAATAATGGTTCTAGTTTTTGGAAATTGATGGAAATACTAATGCTATCAAATAAGAAATTCCTTTATgttgttttaagttttatatataataatggcGGAGAGAAGGGGTAGGAAATAGAGTATGGCGATCTGAACCTTTTACAAACATGGTAAGGTGGGCAAAATCATCGCGTAAGATATACTCTAATCTCGTTTGGATGATTTCCTTCGCTTGATGTGAGTAGGGCATGTAGCTGGACATTAACAGAAAGTATTCAATTATATTTCTAGTAAGTTCCCATAGCTCAATGGATAACTAGTTCATTACCTCTTTTGTCAACCTGGATATGAGGTTTGTTGCAATTGTAACTTTAATTTTCTCCCTCTAAAATCCTTTAATGGATCAATTGTTTTAACTCTCAGCACCTTGCTCAGACAGTTTTGGCTGTTGTAAGCTGTTGTTACCTGAAAATTTCTGCATAGAAAACTTCCTACTAGATGGCATAACATAATCTGACTGTTCAAATCATGTCTTGCTCCTAATATTTGAGATGCAAGCTTAAACTTGCTCGTTATGGAGCTATCTAAGCATAAGCACCTGAGAAATCAGTTGATATGTCCAGTTGGATTAGTCCAGCATATCTGTTCAAAATATGTCTCAGTTTGAGGATCTTGGAGTCATGCTCTAAAGTCGAGGTTTAGAGTTTCTAATTGTTGACctgtcaaatttttaaataggCTTTTGTGTATATCCTTCCTCCTAGCAAATTTTGTTATCACATTTATCATGCCTCTTAGTACCCTTATTAGATTATAAGAATATACAATTTGGTTCTGTATTAATAGCAGGATACAAATTGGACCAACTAAACAAATTGAACAGCTTCAGGACTTTATTAACTCGCTAGTTCTGGCTTAGATAGTTTGTATAGTTAGCCATGGATTTTTCGTAAGCTAAAAATGCCATATCTTGTAAttcttgcatcttcttgatgctgTTATTAGTAccacttaattaaaaaaaaaagaaaaaggaatatAGAATGTGGAGTCCAGAATTTTTTTAGCTTTGGTCAAAATTGATTCTTTTTCAAGGCAGACACTCTAGGAAAGGAATTCGTAAACTCAACAAGTCATTTAAATCCAccatctttaatttgtttaaaagtCTGAATAATAGTGATTGCTTGATAGTACCTTACATGGTCTGCCAAGTATAAATATGTGTGTAGTGGGAcattgagtttatatgattAACTTTATATAAGCTAAGTTCAGTGTGACCTTTCCTCCTTTCCATTCTATTGGCATGTATTGTGGTGGATAGTGAGGGTGGAGGGTTTAAAAGTTGAATGTCATGAGATCACGAGGAATCAGTTGTATAAATTATTGGTCTCCACACTCTACCAGTTTCCTTGATTACTTTATGCAAGACCAATAATGAAATGGTATGCTCTTGGTTCTTGGTGAAGTAAATGTTAGCAGGTCTGTTTTAACACATAGCTTGAACATGCTTGAAAGGGAAATGCCAAACCAAAATCTTCCGCCTTGACTACTTTAAACATCTGGGACTTAGTGCTGCTATTTATTCTTGATCTTTTAAGGTAATTGGAGGGAAACTTTCCCAAAAAGGGGTCGAGGCTGTTAGGACATGCCTCTTATCTTGGTGCTTCTGTGAATTCCTTCAAAGAAATCTTTTTTCTGAATAAGTTCCATTAATGGATTTTATGGAGCAGAATACTAGTTCCTTTGTTTTTTGTGCAGAGAAACATGTATGCTTCTTTTGTCAATGCAGATGTATGCATGatttttggtggaatggcattgTTCATAATTCCAGTATTTGTTGGTGGCTCATTTTGTTGGGGCTTATTGGAAAACGCAAACCGGGTTTAGTGTAATTGAACTAATCTTAATCATgttcagtaaaaaaaaaatatactcatgTTGCGATATAGTTAATAGTtaccatttcattttattatctTGATAGATAATGGAACTTTTTGTCCTCTtcatccttttttattttttattatgatacAATATGGGCTTCAAAATTGTGAATAAGTATGAGAATATCTTACGTGTATGTGAGTAGATATTTAACTTGTGTATCTGTCTTTTCACCTCACAGGTTTCTGGTGTCGAACAATGATGCCTGAGTGGACTGATGATTTGGAGAAAGCCAATATTAGCAGCGAGAGTCATGTAAAGGAAGACAGCGAGTATGTGAGGCTTGTTATAAGAAATGAAAGAACAGATGAAGTTGGAACTTCACAATCCCAATCACAGTCTAGAAAAGAGGCTATTGTATGGTGGATCAAGGCTACTATATGGTGTATTTTCTCTGTGATAATTCTACTAGTTTCCATAAAATGGGGAGTGccctttttttttgagaaggtatCATGCCTCTATCTACGTAcactatatgtcctaatttggTTGGTGCACTTTATTACTTGTCCGTCCAAAAAGATTGACATATTTCGATTTTTTAAGAGGTTGACAGATTTCCATCTTTAGAAACTAGTTAATTTAACATTCCACTTGACATTGGCAGACTTGTTGGCCTCACTGAGTATAAAAGAAATTGTTTGGTACAAGGGTATTTTTGGTATATCATACATACTTAGCTTATGTTTTAAAGGTCtcctttctttttaaattttgtgtcttaGTCAAACAATGCCAAACAAATTGAGGTGGATTTTACTTGACTTCTTGTCATATGTGCATCCTCATATGTTGATTAAAATTGACTAATGGGATGAGATTCTGGGAGATTTGATCATGTTCTGTCAACAGATGTTACATTACAGTGCATATAGTATTTCTAGACACTAATGAATTAATATGTAGCCTTTAGAATCGGGTATTTGcatattaatttgattaattttgtgATCTGCACCAAAATATTGATAATGAAAATGGTGGTGGTCTAGTGGAGAAAGATAACACTTACCTGTTCAGtttcaaaaatataacactTACCTGTTACTTATCAAGGTAAAAAATAGTGTGATTCAGCTCAAGATTCTCAGAGACCGGACTCTGTCTTTAGCTAATCAGTGCATTACtcttgcaatatttgttttatttttcctcttttgttttctGGTGATAGAAGATGCATAAATTAAGTTCCTTGTTAATCGTTGcattcttaaattttatagaTTCTAATTCCAACCCTACATTGGGAAGCCACTGCATTTGGCCGTCCAGTTCTTGCCCTCGTACTTGTAGCTTCTTTGGCACTGTTTCCGGTATTCCTAATTCCTTCTGGACCATCAATGTGGCTCGCTGGAATGATCTTTGGATACGGTCTTGGATTTGTTATTATAATGGCTGGAACAACAGTTGGGATGATCCTGCCATATTTCGTTGGCTTGTTTTTCAGAGATAGAATTCATGTGAGATACCTACACATCCTGTCTAGTTCATTTGTCTTCTGGACTGGTATTGTAATTTCCTGTATCGTACTTCATGCTGTTTTTCTGATTGCATCTGCAGCAATGGTTGAAGAGATGGCCTCACATGGCAGCTATGATTAGACTGGTGGGAGAAGGGAGTTGGTTTCATCAATTCCGTGTGGTTGCGATATTTAGGATTTCACCATTTCCATACACAGTCTTCAATTATGCAGTGGTGGTGACAAAGATGAGGTTCTGGCCTTATTTTTGGGGATCTGTTGCAGGAATGGCTCCTGAATCCTTCATTTACATCTACAGGTTGATACCCCAGACCTCA belongs to Solanum stenotomum isolate F172 chromosome 1, ASM1918654v1, whole genome shotgun sequence and includes:
- the LOC125873646 gene encoding uncharacterized protein LOC125873646 encodes the protein MMPEWTDDLEKANISSESHVKEDSEYVRLVIRNERTDEVGTSQSQSQSRKEAIVWWIKATIWCIFSVIILLVSIKWGVPFFFEKILIPTLHWEATAFGRPVLALVLVASLALFPVFLIPSGPSMWLAGMIFGYGLGFVIIMAGTTVGMILPYFVGLFFRDRIHQWLKRWPHMAAMIRLVGEGSWFHQFRVVAIFRISPFPYTVFNYAVVVTKMRFWPYFWGSVAGMAPESFIYIYSGRLIRTFADVQYGNHHLTTVEIVYNVISFIIAIVTIVAFTVYAKRTLRQLESEEENNGEGSTSNLGRLELETLPMQKSKISSVWSTL